One window of Mesorhizobium sp. PAMC28654 genomic DNA carries:
- a CDS encoding DUF2269 family protein, whose amino-acid sequence MDWYSIVKFLHIVSATVWVGGGFTLMLLAFLADRAGDLAATLQAMRATGELGGKLFAPLSILTLAFGLVMCWFWVGFSDLWIIIGLAGYLTTFCVGMFIFKPTAEKMAAMIDRDGVTPGALAHGQRIIAAACFDYSVMLVIVADMVLKPTVRDIAILVGMLAILAIGLTLSLGGARRLTPRVA is encoded by the coding sequence ATGGACTGGTATTCCATCGTCAAGTTCCTGCACATCGTATCGGCCACGGTCTGGGTGGGTGGCGGCTTCACGCTGATGCTGCTGGCATTCCTCGCCGATCGCGCGGGCGATCTGGCGGCAACGCTTCAGGCAATGCGGGCCACCGGTGAGCTCGGCGGCAAGCTGTTTGCGCCACTGTCGATACTGACGCTGGCCTTCGGGCTGGTCATGTGCTGGTTCTGGGTCGGCTTTTCCGACCTGTGGATCATCATCGGTCTTGCCGGCTACTTGACCACCTTCTGCGTCGGCATGTTCATCTTCAAGCCGACAGCCGAAAAGATGGCGGCAATGATCGACAGGGACGGCGTGACGCCGGGAGCCCTTGCCCATGGCCAGCGCATTATCGCCGCCGCATGCTTCGACTATTCGGTGATGCTGGTGATCGTCGCCGACATGGTGCTGAAGCCAACGGTGCGCGACATCGCTATCCTCGTCGGCATGCTGGCGATCCTGGCGATCGGTCTCACTCTGTCTCTCGGCGGGGCACGGCGACTGACACCGCGCGTCGCCTGA
- a CDS encoding DUF1465 family protein, giving the protein MNEPSKASANTVKLAERRVFSQSFKPLYQEGMGLVEQAAEYLDGKGRAEAKKLSRLAATLYAAESMRLTTRLMQVASWLLLQRAANSGEMTRDQVASEKSKVRLDTASAHDEAAGWAELPNDFLDLVTRSLRLQALVRRMDEEIYGGAIVDASFAARRVNPVSDQITLLNTAFGRG; this is encoded by the coding sequence ATGAACGAGCCTTCGAAGGCAAGCGCGAATACCGTCAAGCTGGCGGAACGTCGTGTCTTTTCCCAATCCTTCAAGCCCCTTTACCAGGAAGGTATGGGCCTGGTCGAACAGGCGGCCGAGTATCTCGACGGCAAGGGCCGGGCCGAGGCTAAGAAACTGTCCCGGCTGGCGGCAACACTCTATGCCGCCGAATCGATGCGGTTGACCACCAGGCTGATGCAGGTCGCCTCCTGGCTTTTGTTGCAGCGTGCGGCAAACTCCGGCGAGATGACCCGCGATCAGGTTGCGTCTGAAAAGTCCAAGGTTCGTCTCGATACAGCTTCCGCCCATGATGAAGCGGCGGGCTGGGCCGAACTGCCCAATGATTTTCTCGACCTCGTCACCCGCTCGCTGCGCCTGCAGGCGCTGGTGCGCCGCATGGATGAGGAAATCTACGGCGGCGCCATCGTTGATGCGTCCTTCGCGGCTCGCCGCGTCAACCCCGTCTCCGACCAGATCACGCTTTTGAACACCGCCTTCGGCCGCGGCTGA
- the ruvC gene encoding crossover junction endodeoxyribonuclease RuvC, giving the protein MAEAIRIIGIDPGLRRTGWGIVESLGNSLRFIASGTVRSEDKAALATRLCQLHDGLAEVLHAAMPHEAAVEQTFVNKDAVATLKLGQARGIAMLVPARAGLVVAEYAPNAVKKAVIGVGHGDKKQIHMMVKVLLPKATFDTEHAADALAIAICHAHHRQSVAYRMALAG; this is encoded by the coding sequence ATGGCGGAAGCGATTCGCATCATAGGTATCGATCCGGGGCTCAGGCGCACCGGCTGGGGCATCGTCGAGAGCCTCGGCAATTCGTTGCGCTTTATTGCTTCCGGCACCGTGCGCTCCGAAGACAAGGCGGCGCTGGCCACTCGCCTGTGCCAATTGCATGATGGGCTCGCCGAAGTCCTGCATGCCGCCATGCCGCACGAGGCGGCCGTCGAACAGACTTTCGTCAACAAGGATGCGGTAGCAACGCTGAAGCTTGGGCAGGCGCGCGGCATCGCCATGCTGGTGCCGGCACGCGCCGGCCTGGTCGTCGCCGAATATGCTCCAAATGCCGTCAAGAAGGCGGTGATAGGCGTCGGCCATGGCGACAAGAAGCAGATCCACATGATGGTGAAGGTGCTGTTGCCGAAGGCGACTTTCGACACCGAACATGCCGCCGACGCCCTGGCAATCGCCATCTGTCACGCGCATCATCGGCAGAGCGTCGCCTACAGGATGGCGCTTGCAGGCTAG
- a CDS encoding AbrB/MazE/SpoVT family DNA-binding domain-containing protein, protein MRVTTKGQVTIPKPIRDHLGIGPGSEVEFVATNGGVQLVAVNENLTEDEKLRRFNDVLDRMEGTLDLGGMTTDQYMEWLRGPREDLDVD, encoded by the coding sequence ATGCGCGTAACCACCAAGGGGCAAGTCACGATCCCCAAGCCGATAAGAGACCATCTGGGCATCGGCCCGGGCTCCGAGGTGGAGTTCGTGGCCACCAACGGGGGCGTTCAACTGGTTGCCGTCAACGAGAATCTCACCGAGGATGAGAAATTGCGCAGGTTCAACGATGTCCTTGACCGGATGGAGGGGACATTGGATCTGGGAGGCATGACCACCGATCAGTACATGGAGTGGTTGAGGGGCCCGCGTGAAGATCTCGACGTTGATTGA
- a CDS encoding type II toxin-antitoxin system VapC family toxin — translation MKISTLIDTNILIDVWGPAGPLTKWSASAITFCRRDGALVVNTIVWSELAPLIATETALRKAVDMLEIHRELVPWDAAFLAGVTHSRYRRAGGVRERTLPDFFIGAHAIVAGHRLLTRDAARYRSYFPDLEIISPESHP, via the coding sequence GTGAAGATCTCGACGTTGATTGACACGAATATCCTGATCGATGTTTGGGGACCAGCCGGCCCGCTGACAAAATGGTCAGCGTCTGCAATTACCTTTTGCCGCCGCGACGGTGCGTTGGTCGTCAATACCATCGTCTGGTCTGAATTGGCGCCGCTGATCGCGACGGAGACGGCGCTGCGAAAAGCAGTCGACATGCTGGAGATACATCGCGAACTTGTACCTTGGGACGCCGCATTCCTTGCGGGCGTCACGCATTCCCGCTACCGCCGGGCCGGCGGTGTTCGTGAAAGAACCTTGCCTGATTTCTTTATCGGTGCTCATGCGATCGTTGCCGGACATCGTCTTTTGACCCGCGACGCCGCTCGGTATCGCAGTTATTTCCCGGACCTCGAGATTATCTCTCCGGAATCCCATCCATGA
- the ruvA gene encoding Holliday junction branch migration protein RuvA, producing the protein MIGKLKGTLDEIDEDHCIVDVHGVGYVAYCSARTLASLPTPGEAVVLFIETYVREDMLRLYGFRSALEREWFRLLMTVQGVGAKVALAMLSTLAPADLANAIALRDIAMVSRAPGVGKKVAERIVTELKNKAPAYAGTASDTIGLKQELGEGVASAPITDAVSALVNLGYSRDTAANAVAAALKTAGEDADASKLIRFGLKELAR; encoded by the coding sequence ATGATCGGCAAACTCAAGGGCACGCTGGACGAGATCGATGAAGACCACTGCATCGTGGATGTGCATGGCGTCGGCTATGTAGCTTATTGCTCGGCACGCACGCTGGCATCGCTGCCGACTCCTGGCGAGGCGGTGGTGCTGTTCATCGAGACCTATGTGCGCGAGGACATGCTGCGGCTCTACGGTTTCCGGTCGGCGCTGGAGCGTGAGTGGTTCCGGCTCCTGATGACAGTACAGGGCGTCGGCGCCAAAGTGGCATTGGCCATGCTGTCGACGCTGGCGCCCGCTGATCTCGCCAATGCCATCGCGTTGCGCGACATCGCCATGGTCAGCCGGGCGCCAGGCGTCGGCAAGAAGGTGGCCGAGCGCATCGTCACCGAACTGAAGAACAAGGCGCCGGCCTATGCGGGCACCGCCTCCGACACCATTGGTCTCAAGCAGGAACTCGGCGAGGGTGTCGCGTCGGCACCGATCACCGATGCCGTCTCGGCGCTGGTCAATCTTGGCTATTCGCGCGACACCGCCGCTAATGCGGTGGCCGCCGCGCTGAAGACAGCCGGGGAAGATGCCGACGCGTCGAAGCTGATCCGTTTCGGCTTGAAGGAACTGGCGCGGTGA
- the ruvB gene encoding Holliday junction branch migration DNA helicase RuvB, which produces MSLSPRLIAPEKRGEDADQTLRPQTLADFVGQAAVRANLKVFIEAAKGRNEALDHVLFVGPPGLGKTTLAQIMARELGVNFRSTSGPVIAKAGDLAALLTNLEEGDVLFIDEIHRLSPAVEEILYPAMEDFQLDLIIGEGPAARSVKIDLARFTLVAATTRLGLLTNPLRDRFGIPVRLNFYTVEELEQIVRRGARILQMPLGDDGALEIARRARGTPRIAGRLLRRVRDFASVAGDGHVNRQVADEALTRLEVDTLGLDALDRRYLSMIARNFGGGPVGIETIAAGLSEPRDAIEDIIEPYLIQQGFIQRTPRGRVLTANAWRHLGLDAPKDLAQQQINLFQEE; this is translated from the coding sequence ATGAGCCTTTCGCCCCGCCTGATTGCGCCCGAGAAACGCGGCGAGGACGCCGACCAGACCTTGCGTCCGCAGACGCTCGCCGATTTTGTCGGCCAGGCGGCGGTGCGAGCCAATCTCAAGGTGTTCATCGAGGCCGCCAAAGGCCGCAACGAGGCGCTCGACCATGTGCTGTTCGTCGGGCCGCCTGGTCTCGGCAAGACGACGCTGGCGCAGATCATGGCGCGCGAGCTCGGCGTCAATTTCCGCTCGACCTCCGGACCAGTCATCGCCAAGGCCGGCGATCTCGCGGCATTGCTCACCAATCTCGAAGAAGGCGACGTGCTGTTCATTGATGAAATCCATCGGCTCAGTCCGGCGGTGGAGGAAATCCTTTATCCGGCGATGGAGGATTTCCAGCTCGACCTGATCATCGGCGAGGGGCCGGCGGCGCGGTCGGTCAAGATTGATCTTGCCCGTTTCACCCTCGTCGCCGCCACCACGCGGCTTGGCCTGCTCACCAATCCGTTGCGCGACCGTTTCGGTATCCCGGTGCGGCTCAATTTCTACACGGTCGAGGAGTTGGAGCAGATCGTGCGGCGCGGCGCCCGCATCCTGCAGATGCCGCTCGGCGACGACGGCGCGCTGGAAATCGCGCGGCGCGCGCGCGGCACGCCGCGCATCGCCGGCCGGCTCCTGCGTCGCGTGCGCGATTTCGCGTCTGTCGCAGGCGATGGTCATGTCAACCGGCAGGTCGCCGACGAGGCGCTGACCCGGCTCGAAGTCGATACACTCGGCCTCGACGCGCTCGACCGCCGCTATCTGTCGATGATCGCGCGCAATTTTGGCGGCGGCCCGGTCGGTATCGAGACCATCGCCGCCGGACTTTCGGAGCCGCGTGACGCCATCGAGGATATCATCGAACCCTATCTGATCCAGCAGGGCTTCATCCAGCGCACGCCGCGTGGCCGCGTGCTGACGGCCAATGCCTGGCGACACCTCGGGCTCGACGCGCCGAAGGACCTGGCACAACAGCAGATCAACCTGTTCCAGGAAGAGTAG
- a CDS encoding glycoside hydrolase family 5 protein: MALLTAMIKTLLTALLLLSALALPAHAATFSMKRGLNLDQWTTWVGEEQWSDPKAILPYPEWRKFLKDQDLKALKDAGLDFLRMPVDPSPFLSDKTLALRDDLYASVLDSVRMINRAGLKVIVDMHLIPSGGSRKIGMAEVMDDPQIFDAYVEMTRKMARTLAAEDPTQVAFEPMNEPVVDCDADGTSLWPERQQRLFAAARSSATKLTLILTGACYSSSTALAKIDPKAIADDNIIWTFHSYDPFLLTHQGATWAGDFIPYVTGLPYPLSAVPRAELEATLDTIRARIKAKAPWLRQSGLLAYLDEQVASMDTPDKLLSLMDAPFERVEAWAKANGIKPENITLGEFGMIRQEYGNPYIMPGQYRAAYVKDMIKRAEAHGFSWSVWSYGGAFGVVDAFNSEKAESDVMETIRGLH; the protein is encoded by the coding sequence ATGGCACTGTTGACGGCGATGATCAAGACCTTGTTGACGGCGCTTTTGCTGCTGAGCGCTTTGGCGCTGCCCGCCCATGCCGCAACCTTTTCCATGAAGCGCGGCCTCAATCTCGACCAGTGGACGACATGGGTGGGCGAGGAGCAGTGGAGCGATCCCAAGGCCATCCTGCCCTACCCGGAATGGCGCAAGTTCCTCAAGGATCAAGACCTCAAGGCGCTGAAGGATGCCGGCCTCGATTTCCTGCGCATGCCCGTCGACCCCTCGCCCTTCCTGTCCGACAAGACGCTGGCGCTGCGCGACGATCTCTATGCCAGCGTGCTGGACTCGGTGCGCATGATCAACCGCGCCGGGCTGAAGGTGATCGTCGACATGCACCTGATCCCGTCCGGCGGCAGCCGCAAGATCGGCATGGCCGAGGTGATGGACGACCCGCAGATCTTCGATGCCTATGTCGAGATGACCAGGAAGATGGCACGCACCCTGGCAGCGGAGGACCCGACGCAAGTCGCCTTCGAGCCTATGAACGAGCCGGTCGTCGATTGCGACGCCGACGGCACCAGCCTGTGGCCGGAGCGCCAGCAGAGACTGTTCGCGGCGGCGCGTTCATCGGCCACGAAGCTCACCTTGATCCTGACCGGCGCCTGCTATTCCAGTTCGACGGCACTGGCGAAGATCGATCCGAAAGCAATTGCCGACGACAACATCATCTGGACCTTCCACTCCTACGATCCGTTCCTGCTCACCCATCAGGGCGCGACCTGGGCCGGCGATTTCATTCCCTACGTGACCGGCTTGCCCTACCCGCTCAGCGCGGTGCCACGTGCCGAACTTGAGGCCACGCTCGACACGATCCGCGCCCGCATCAAGGCCAAGGCGCCGTGGCTGCGGCAGAGCGGCTTGCTCGCCTATCTCGACGAACAGGTCGCCAGCATGGACACCCCTGACAAGCTGCTGAGCCTGATGGATGCGCCGTTCGAGCGCGTCGAGGCCTGGGCGAAGGCCAACGGCATCAAACCTGAAAACATCACGCTGGGCGAATTCGGCATGATCCGCCAGGAATATGGCAATCCCTACATCATGCCCGGCCAATACCGCGCGGCCTATGTCAAGGACATGATCAAGCGCGCCGAAGCGCACGGCTTCTCATGGTCGGTATGGAGCTATGGCGGCGCCTTCGGTGTCGTCGATGCCTTCAACAGCGAGAAGGCGGAGTCGGATGTGATGGAGACGATCAGGGGACTGCACTGA
- the ybgC gene encoding tol-pal system-associated acyl-CoA thioesterase: MGDHGESATLSAGLSGALTEFGHRLMARVYYADTDFSGVVYHARYLEFFERGRSDYLRLTGVHHTELADGKHGEKIVWVVRRMEIDFRGSAHIDDILTIDTRTEDISGARIFMAQQLKRGDEVLVEARVEAAIIGENGRPRRFPKEWVQAFMPKAAS, encoded by the coding sequence ATGGGCGATCATGGTGAATCGGCGACCCTGTCGGCAGGCCTTTCGGGAGCGCTGACGGAATTCGGCCACCGGCTGATGGCGCGGGTCTACTATGCCGACACCGATTTTTCCGGCGTCGTCTATCATGCGCGCTATCTCGAATTCTTCGAACGCGGCCGTTCCGACTATCTGCGGCTGACAGGGGTTCATCACACCGAACTCGCCGACGGCAAGCATGGCGAGAAGATCGTCTGGGTGGTGCGGCGCATGGAGATCGATTTCCGCGGCTCGGCACACATCGACGACATCCTGACCATCGACACGCGCACCGAAGACATTTCCGGCGCGCGCATCTTCATGGCGCAGCAGCTGAAACGCGGCGACGAGGTGCTGGTCGAGGCTCGGGTCGAGGCGGCGATCATCGGCGAGAACGGCCGGCCGCGACGCTTTCCCAAGGAGTGGGTGCAAGCGTTCATGCCCAAGGCCGCCAGCTAG
- the tolQ gene encoding protein TolQ: MENIALAEPGAQLSIWALFMQASWVVKLVMIGLLCASVWTWAIIVDKLVAYARMRAALNRFEQVFWSGQSLEELYRTLADRKTTGMGAIFVAAMREWKKSFEKGAKTPLGLQTRIDKAMDLALTREMEKLEGRLGFLATTGSAAPFIGLFGTVIGIMTSFQAIAGSKNTSLAVVAPGIAEALLATAIGLLAAIPAVIAYNKLSSDASKIAVRMEGFSDEFSAILSRQIDEKVAPKA; encoded by the coding sequence ATGGAAAATATCGCACTCGCCGAACCGGGCGCGCAATTGTCGATTTGGGCGCTGTTCATGCAGGCCAGCTGGGTGGTCAAGCTGGTCATGATCGGCTTGCTCTGCGCCTCGGTATGGACCTGGGCGATCATTGTCGACAAGCTCGTCGCCTATGCCCGCATGCGCGCGGCGCTCAATCGTTTCGAGCAGGTGTTCTGGTCGGGGCAGTCGCTGGAAGAGCTTTACCGGACGCTGGCCGACCGCAAGACCACTGGCATGGGCGCGATCTTTGTCGCCGCCATGCGCGAATGGAAGAAAAGCTTCGAGAAGGGCGCAAAAACGCCACTCGGGCTGCAGACGCGCATCGACAAGGCCATGGACCTGGCGCTGACCCGCGAGATGGAAAAGCTGGAGGGGCGTCTGGGGTTCCTCGCCACCACCGGCTCGGCGGCGCCTTTCATCGGCCTGTTCGGCACCGTCATTGGCATCATGACCTCGTTCCAGGCGATCGCCGGATCGAAGAATACCAGCCTTGCCGTGGTCGCGCCCGGTATCGCCGAGGCGCTGCTGGCCACCGCCATCGGCCTGCTCGCCGCCATCCCCGCCGTCATCGCCTACAACAAGCTGTCGTCCGACGCGAGCAAGATCGCGGTGCGCATGGAAGGGTTCTCCGACGAGTTCTCCGCCATACTCTCGCGCCAAATCGATGAAAAAGTCGCGCCGAAGGCCTGA
- the tolR gene encoding protein TolR: protein MGMSVGAGGGRGGRGHRRRGRHHALMSEINVTPMVDVMLVLLIIFMVAAPMLTVGVPIDLPDTQAKAMNADTQPITVSVNQAGQIYLQETEIPIEEIVAKLQAISKTGYEERIFIRGDKSADYGTVMKVMARISAAGYKNIGLVSLQEQGQ from the coding sequence ATGGGAATGTCAGTTGGCGCAGGTGGTGGACGTGGCGGGCGCGGTCACAGGCGGCGTGGCCGTCACCACGCATTGATGTCGGAGATCAACGTCACGCCGATGGTCGACGTGATGCTGGTGCTGCTGATCATCTTCATGGTCGCGGCGCCAATGCTGACGGTTGGCGTGCCGATCGACCTGCCGGACACCCAAGCCAAGGCGATGAACGCCGACACGCAGCCGATCACGGTTTCGGTGAACCAGGCCGGCCAGATCTATCTTCAGGAAACCGAAATTCCGATCGAAGAGATCGTGGCGAAACTTCAGGCGATCTCCAAGACCGGCTATGAGGAGCGCATCTTCATACGCGGCGACAAGAGCGCCGACTACGGCACGGTGATGAAGGTGATGGCTCGCATTTCGGCGGCCGGCTACAAGAATATCGGTCTGGTTTCACTGCAGGAACAGGGTCAATAG
- the tolB gene encoding Tol-Pal system beta propeller repeat protein TolB — protein sequence MKSILKPLLMAAAMAMGMTAAGTLPALALVELNVNKGNVEPLPIAITDFQGGDALGAQISQIVTADLKRSGLFAPIDKSAFIEKITNPDAAPRFDDWKVINAQALVTGSVSKEADGRIRAQYRLWDTFAGQQMSGEQFFANDANQRRVAHIIADAIYERLTGEKGYFDTRVVFIDESGAKNARKKRLAIMDQDGANVRYLSDGKSIVLTPRFSPNRQEITYMSYESGQPRVYLLQIETGQRELVGNFPGMTFAPRFSPDGQKVIMSLLRDDGNSNIFAMDLRSRSTTRLTNSTAIDTSPSYSPDGSKVVFTSDRGGRAQIYVMGADGSGQTRISFGDGVYSTPVWSPRGDLIAFTKQTGGEFQIGVMKTDGSGERILSSGFQQEGPTWAPNGRVLMFFRDSAGGPKLISVDLTGRNEQSIPTANFASDPAWSPLLE from the coding sequence ATGAAATCAATCCTCAAGCCGCTCCTGATGGCCGCAGCAATGGCGATGGGCATGACCGCGGCCGGCACGTTGCCGGCGCTCGCGCTTGTCGAGCTCAATGTCAACAAGGGCAATGTCGAGCCTCTGCCCATCGCCATCACGGATTTCCAGGGCGGCGACGCGCTTGGTGCCCAGATATCGCAAATTGTCACGGCTGACCTGAAGCGCTCGGGCCTGTTTGCGCCGATCGACAAGAGCGCCTTCATCGAAAAGATCACCAATCCGGATGCGGCGCCGCGTTTCGACGACTGGAAGGTCATCAATGCGCAGGCGCTGGTCACCGGCAGCGTCAGCAAGGAGGCCGATGGCCGCATCCGCGCCCAGTACCGGCTCTGGGATACGTTTGCCGGCCAGCAGATGTCGGGTGAGCAGTTCTTTGCCAACGATGCCAATCAGCGGCGCGTCGCCCACATCATCGCCGACGCCATCTACGAGCGGCTGACCGGCGAGAAGGGCTATTTCGACACGCGCGTCGTCTTCATCGACGAATCCGGCGCCAAGAACGCGCGCAAGAAGCGTCTTGCCATCATGGACCAGGACGGCGCCAATGTTCGCTACCTCTCGGACGGCAAGTCGATCGTGCTGACACCGCGTTTCTCGCCGAACCGGCAGGAAATCACCTATATGTCCTATGAGAGCGGCCAACCGCGGGTCTATCTCCTGCAGATCGAGACCGGGCAGCGCGAACTGGTTGGCAATTTTCCCGGCATGACCTTCGCGCCGCGCTTCTCGCCCGACGGCCAGAAGGTGATCATGAGCCTGCTGCGCGACGACGGCAATTCCAACATCTTCGCCATGGATCTGAGAAGCCGCTCGACGACGAGGCTGACCAATTCGACCGCCATCGATACGTCGCCATCCTATTCTCCGGACGGCAGCAAGGTGGTGTTCACCTCCGATCGTGGCGGCCGCGCACAGATCTACGTGATGGGTGCCGATGGTTCCGGACAGACCCGCATATCCTTTGGCGACGGTGTCTATTCGACGCCGGTGTGGTCGCCGCGCGGCGACCTCATCGCCTTCACCAAGCAGACCGGCGGCGAATTCCAGATCGGCGTCATGAAGACCGACGGCTCGGGCGAGCGCATCCTGTCCTCAGGCTTCCAGCAGGAAGGGCCGACCTGGGCGCCGAATGGCCGCGTGCTGATGTTCTTCCGCGATTCCGCCGGTGGGCCGAAACTTATTTCGGTCGATCTCACCGGCCGCAACGAACAGTCGATCCCAACCGCGAATTTCGCATCGGATCCGGCTTGGTCGCCGCTGTTGGAGTAG
- the pal gene encoding peptidoglycan-associated lipoprotein Pal, translated as MGRIAALTRNPVMIALVAMLAITGCASKKTLNNPGDLGLNGAGAATPGSAQDFTVNIGDRIFFDTDSTSIRADAQQTLARQAQWLNKYKQYAIVVEGHADERGTREYNLALGARRAAATRDFLVSKGVSGQRLKTISYGKERPVAVCDDISCWSQNRRAVTTLSGAGS; from the coding sequence ATGGGCCGTATCGCAGCACTTACCAGAAACCCGGTCATGATCGCGCTGGTGGCGATGCTTGCCATCACCGGTTGCGCCTCGAAGAAGACACTGAACAACCCCGGTGATCTCGGTCTCAACGGCGCCGGCGCGGCAACGCCCGGCTCGGCACAGGATTTCACCGTCAACATCGGCGACCGTATCTTCTTCGACACGGACTCGACCTCGATCCGCGCCGACGCCCAACAGACACTCGCGCGTCAGGCGCAGTGGCTGAACAAGTACAAGCAGTACGCCATCGTCGTCGAAGGCCATGCCGACGAGCGCGGCACCCGCGAATACAATCTGGCTCTCGGCGCCCGTCGTGCCGCCGCGACGCGCGATTTCCTCGTCTCGAAGGGCGTTTCCGGGCAGCGTCTGAAGACCATTTCCTACGGCAAGGAGCGTCCGGTCGCGGTCTGCGACGACATCTCCTGCTGGTCGCAGAATCGTCGCGCCGTCACCACGCTCAGCGGCGCGGGTTCCTAA
- the ybgF gene encoding tol-pal system protein YbgF, with translation MHFRSVLSGTLALLLLSGVTALASGTGQPADSGFSFHLPTIQLPGIFGEKKQTDQVQIAQSASAASLEDQLRQMNGKIEELNFQVLQMQEQIRKQQEDNEFRFQQLEGGTQGGQPAPGKKTDPQKKSDATSNSDQNVAAAPATQAPADAGNASGGGQTIEDVIVESPSGDPGTVIPGTGAPAKTFGSITVDKNGNVIDAEGHTQASAPAQDTAPAAGAAAGGAKTGKSDGAVVAALPTTNSAEELYRNSYQFILSGDYGTAEQGFRDHITRFPKDPRTADAHYWLGESLLGQQKYRDAAEIFLAASKDYPKAKKAPDMLLKLGVSLVGLKQHDVACATFSEVAKRYPEISPTLKERVKQERALAAC, from the coding sequence ATGCATTTCAGATCGGTCTTGAGCGGCACGCTTGCGCTGCTGCTCCTATCAGGCGTCACCGCCCTGGCCAGTGGCACAGGGCAACCAGCCGACAGCGGCTTTTCCTTCCATCTGCCGACCATCCAGCTGCCCGGCATCTTCGGCGAGAAGAAGCAGACGGACCAGGTTCAGATCGCACAGTCAGCCAGCGCAGCCTCGCTGGAAGACCAACTGCGGCAGATGAACGGCAAGATCGAGGAGCTCAATTTCCAGGTTCTGCAGATGCAGGAGCAGATCCGCAAGCAGCAGGAAGACAACGAGTTCCGCTTCCAGCAGCTTGAAGGTGGCACGCAAGGCGGGCAGCCGGCACCCGGCAAGAAGACGGATCCGCAAAAGAAGTCGGACGCCACTTCCAACAGCGACCAGAACGTCGCGGCGGCTCCCGCGACGCAAGCGCCAGCCGATGCAGGCAATGCATCGGGTGGCGGACAGACCATCGAGGACGTCATCGTCGAATCGCCCAGCGGCGATCCCGGCACGGTCATTCCTGGAACGGGAGCGCCGGCCAAGACGTTCGGCTCCATCACCGTCGACAAGAACGGCAACGTCATCGATGCCGAGGGCCACACCCAGGCAAGCGCGCCGGCGCAGGATACGGCTCCGGCCGCGGGTGCCGCCGCCGGTGGGGCCAAGACTGGCAAGTCCGACGGCGCGGTGGTCGCGGCGCTGCCCACCACCAACAGCGCGGAGGAATTGTACCGCAATTCCTACCAGTTCATCCTGTCGGGCGACTACGGCACCGCCGAGCAAGGCTTTCGCGACCACATCACCCGCTTCCCGAAGGACCCGAGGACGGCGGACGCGCACTACTGGCTGGGCGAGTCGCTGCTCGGCCAGCAAAAATACCGCGATGCGGCCGAGATTTTCCTGGCCGCCAGCAAGGATTATCCAAAGGCCAAGAAGGCGCCCGACATGCTGCTGAAGCTTGGCGTGTCGCTGGTTGGCCTCAAGCAGCACGATGTCGCCTGCGCCACCTTCAGCGAGGTCGCCAAGCGCTATCCGGAAATATCGCCCACGCTCAAGGAGCGCGTGAAGCAGGAAAGGGCGCTCGCGG